A stretch of DNA from Yoonia sp. G8-12:
ACGGTTAGTGCCGCGGATTGGCGCGTGCGTAGCCTGACACTGCCGAAAGGTCTTGGATGGGCGGGTCGTTTGATGTTTGGCATCACTGGTCCGCGCAAACCGATCCTTGGAACCGATCTTTCCGGCGTGATCGAAGCGGTCGGTGACAAGGTCACGCAGTACCAGCCGGGCGATGCGGTGATCGGGTTCCCCGGTGCAGATTTGGGCGCACATGCAGAGTTCGTTATTATGCCCGCTGAAGGCAAGCTTGTGCGCAAACCCGACAACATCAGCTTTGAACAGGCCGCTGCCATCCCGTTCGGCGCGACAACCGCCTATGATTTTCTGGTGAACAAGACGCAAATCAAGGCGGGTGACACGGTGCTGATCAATGGCGCATCGGGGTCTGTCGGGTCGGCATGTGTTCAAATTGCCAAGCATCTGGGCGCGCATGTGACGGCGGTTAGCAGCGGCAGCAACGTGCAGATGGTCCAGCAGCTTGGGGCGGAGCGGGTGATCGACTACCGGCGCGAAGATGTGACCGCCTTGGGCGCTAACTTTGACGTGGTCGTTGATGCGGTGGGCACATTGCCATGGTCACGGGCGCAGCATTTGATCGTACCCGGTGGGCGCATGCTGTTGATTGCAGGAAAAACGTCTGACATAATTTTTGGTGCGCTGAAGGCGCGGATGAAAGGCAAGCGGATGATTGGCGGCGTCGCCAGCGAGAGCCGCGATGTGCTTGCAGCCGTTGTTGATCTGGCAGAGCGGGGCGTGTTTGCCCCTGTGATTGACCGGTGCTATCCCTTTGATGAAATGCGTGCGGCCCATGCCCACGTCGATACGGGGCATAAAAAGGGCAATGTGGTCGTGTTTTTCACAGGAAAAAACCAAAGCAACGCATTGGAATGAGCGATATGAATACGCAGGTTTCGCCCCCCGGACCGGCCGATGCGGTAGGGTTCTGGATTGATGACGCCGGGCATCAGGCCTGGCTCGCAGACCAGAGCGACAGTCAGCTCGCGTTCTTTGCGGCCAGTGCCGGAACCGCGCCGGGGTTTCGTCTGTTGGATCGCGCGGGCGCGACGCTCGGCTCGAATGTACAGGAATTGCATACAACCACGCGCCTTATTCATGCCTACAGCCTTGGCCATTTGCGCGGGTATCAAGGTGCGACGCGGATCATTGATCAGGGCATGGCCTATCTTGTCAGCCACCACAAAGACCCCGTGCATGGCGGCTATTTCTGGGCGTTGTCGGACAATGGTGTGCATGATCCGCGCAAGTTGGCCTATGGTCACGTTTTTGTTCTGCTTGCAGCCGCCAGTGCCAAGATGGCGGGGCACCCCGATGCAGATGCGCTCTTGGCGGATATCGCGGATATTCTTGACCGGCGGTTCTGGGAAGAAGAGGCGGGGCTGTTCAGGGACGAATGGAACCGCGATTGGACGCCGTTTTCCACCTATCGCGGCATGAATGCCAATATGCACGGGGTCGAGGCCTTGCTGGCCGCTTACGAGGCCACAGGCGAGGCGCTGTTTCTCAATCGCGCGGGGCGAATTCTGGATTTCTTTGTGCATCAGATAGCGCCCGCCAACGGTTGGCGTTTGCCCGAACACTATACCGCACGTTGGCAGATTGATCGGGCCTATGCGGGCAATCACATGTTCCGCCCCGCAGGCACAACGCCGGGCCATGCGTTTGAATTTGGGCGGTTGGCACTTCAGCATTGGGATCTGGCGTGTCGACCTGCGAATGGTGCGCCAAAAGCCGCGCGACAGCTGATCGAACGCGCCCTAGCAGATGCGTGGCTGCCGGATGGTGGTCTGGCCTATACGCTCGATTTTGATGGAGCAGTTGCAGACGGCTCACGCTTCTGGTGGCCTGTCACCGAGGCGATTGGCGCAATCTCTGCCCTGATTGTGATGGACCGCCGTGCCGAGGATGAAATCTGGTACCGGCGGTTGTGGGGCTTTGCGAATGCGCATTTCATTGACCACGCCAAAGGTGGTTGGTTTCCTGCCATTGATGACAAAGATGACCCCACGAGTTCTATCTTTACTGGCAAGCCTGATATCTATCATTCGTTGCAGGCCTGTTTACTGCCCTTGTCCGGCCGTCTGTCACGTCTCGCACTTGCCGCGAATTAGCTATTCCGCGTTAGCGCTAACAATGTGGTTGACCTTACTGCGCTGCACTGCTTGACTCGCTCCAACCAAGCTGACTTGCTGCGTAGGCAGAGACATTCGCCGGAGTGACACCATGACAAGTTCTGATCGCGTCGACCGTCCGGATTATTTGACGCAAGATGACTTGGTGGCCCTCAACGGTGGCGGGCACGCGGCGCCCTATGATGTGTTGGGGCCCCATAAGAGCGGCGGCAAGCGCTGGATTACCACATTTCAACCTGCTGCGGTCGAGGTGTTTGCGACCGTCGCGGGTAAGGACATACCATTGCCACGCATTGCGGGTGATGTCTTTGCCGCCCCCGTGCCGGGCAAGACCTATACGCTGACCATGCGATACCCGGGCGGGAATAGCTTCACGACCCACGATCCGTTTTCCTTTGATCCGGTCATGTCCGATTTCGACGAATATTCGATCGGCGAAGGCACCCACAAAGAGCTTTGGCGCGTCCTGGGTGGCCATGTCATCAAACATAAAGGGGTCGATGGCACCCATTTCGCTGTTTGGGCCCCAAATGCCCAGCGGGTCGCTGTGATCGGTGATTTCAACACATGGGACGCCCGCAGGCACCCGTTGCGTCCTATTGGCCAGACAGGCGTCTGGGAGATTTTCGTGCCGCAGGTCGGGGACGGGGCGCTTTACAAGTATCAGGTCATCGGGGCCGATGGTCAGGTGCGCGACAAGGCCGATCCCATGGGTTTTGGTTCGCAGCACCCGCCCGAGCAGGCCTCGGTCGTGCGCGATCTGGCGGGCCATGGCTGGAAAGATCAGGCATGGATGAAATCCCGCGCCGCGCGTGCCGACCGTGCCAGTGCGATGTCGATCTATGAGGTGCATCTGGGCTCGTGGCGCAGGCGTTATGATGATGCGGGACGTCCGCTGAGCTATAAAGAACACGCCCGCGATCTGATTTCTTACGTCAAATACATGGGCTTTACACATATCGAATTGCTGCCGGTGTCAGAGTTTCCGTTTGATGGCTCTTGGGGCTATCAGCCCGTTGGCCTTTACGCGCCGACGATCCGCTTTGGTCCCCCGAATGAGTTTCGCGATTTGGTCGATGCCGCACATGCCGCCGATATCGGTGTCCTGCTAGATTGGGTGCCGGGGCATTTCCCGACAGATGCCCACGGTCTGGCAAACTTTGATGGCACGGCCCTTTATGAACACGCTGACCCCCGAGAAGGGTTCCATCAGGATTGGAACACGCTGATCCCGAACTACGGGCGGCGTGAGGTGAAGAATTACTTCGTCGCCAACGCGCTTTATTGGCTGGAAGAATACCATCTGGATGGTTTGCGGGTCGATGCGGTGGCGTCCATGCTTTACCGCGATTATTCGCGCAACGACGGTGAATGGGTGCCCAACAAAGATGGCGGGCGCGAGAACTATGAGGCGATTTCGTTCCTGCAAGATATGAACATCGCAGCCTACGGCGCTGACGACAGCATCATGACTGTCGCCGAGGAAAGCACGTCTTTCCCCGGTGTGTCGCAGCCGGTGCACACCGGTGGCCTTGGCTTTGGGTACAAGTGGAACATGGGCTGGATGAACGACACCCTGCGCTACATGGAAAAAGACCCGATCTATCGCCAATACGATCACCACCTGATGACGTTCCCCATCGATTGGGCGTTTACCGAGAATTTCATCCTGCCGATCAGCCATGACGAGGTCGTGCACGGCAAAGGATCAATGATCGCGAAAATGCCCGGCAATTATTGGGAAAAATTCGCCAACCTGCGTGCTTATTATGCCTTTATGTGGACGCAGCCCGGCAAAAAGCTTTTGTTCATGGGGTGTGAATTTGCACAACCCGAAGAATGGAACCACGATGCCGAATTGAACTGGGGTGCCGCCGAACAGCCCGCCAACAAAGGTGTCCAGCAGTTGGTGCGCGATCTGAACCGGCTGTACCGCGACACGCCCAGCCTGCACGTCAAAGACTGCGAGGCGGATGGTTTCGGGTGGATCAGCAACGATCCAACCCAATCCACCATCGCCTTTATGCGCAATGGCCACGCCGGTGATGCGCCGGTTGTGGTGGTGTGTAATTTTACGCCCGTGACGCGCGAAGGCTTTGAGGTGGGCGTGCCTGAGGGCGGCTTTTGGGAAGAAGTGCTCAACACCGATGCCGCGATTTACGGCGGCGGCAACCGTGGCAATCTGGGAGGATGCGCCACGGAAGAAAACTTTGCTGACGGGCAGGCGCAGTCGATCCGGCTGACGCTGCCGCCCTTGTCGGTGGTCGTTTTGCGCAAGAAAGCTACGTAAAATAGGGATAGCAGAGGGGGAGACGACATGCCGACAAAACGTATTACACAAAGGTCCATGGTTTTCGTGTTGGCCGGAGGGCGCGGCAGCCGCCTGAAAGAGCTGACCGACCGCCGCGTCAAACCCGCGGTGCCCTTTGGTGGCAAGGCGCGGATCATTGATTTCGCCCTGTCCAATGCCGTCAATTCGGGTATCCGCAAAATGGCGATTGCCACGCAATACAAGGCCCACAGCCTGATCCGCCACACCCAGCGCGGCTGGAACTTTTTCCGCGCCGAGCGCAACGAGTTTCTGGATGTGCTGCCCGCGTCCCAGCGCGGCGGAAATGAAAGCTGGTACAAAGGCACTGCCGATGCCGTGACGCAGAACATCGATATCGTGGACAGCTACAATGTGGATTACGTGATCATCCTTGCGGGCGATCATATCTACAAAATGGACTATGAAATCATGCTGCGCCAGCACATTGAACGGGGGGCAGATGTGACGGTGGGCTGCCTGACCGTCCCGCGCCAAGAGGCCAGCGCCTTTGGTGTCATGGACACTGACGCAGACGGGCGCATCACCAGTTTTCTGGAAAAACCTGCTGATCCGCCCGGCATGCCGGATGATCCCGATATGGCGCTTGCCTCGATGGGGATCTATGTCTTTGACTGGAAATTCCTGCGCGATCTGCTGATCAAAGATGCAGAAGATCCCAATTCGTCCAATGACTTTGGCAATGATCTGATCCCCGATATCGTCAAGAACGGCAAAGCCATCGCACACCGTTTCGATGAAAGCTGTGTCCGTGCCGAAGGGGCGCCCGCCTATTGGAAAGACGTGGGCACGGTTGATGCCTTCTGGCAGGCGCATATTGATCTGACCAGTTTCACCCCGGAACTGGACCTGTGGGACAAAAGCTGGCCGATCTGGACCTATAACGAAAGCGTCCCGCCCGCGAAATTCATCCACGATGAACGCGACAGGCGCGGCATGGCGATTTCGTCGATGGTGTCGGGGGGCTGCATCATTTCGGGGACCGAAGTGCGCAATTCGGTGCTGTTTACCAATGTGCACACCAATTCCTATGCCGTGCTGGATCACGCGGTGATCCTGCCCGACGTTGTTGTCCATCGCTCTGCCAGACTGCGCCAAGTGGTTGTGGACGGCGGCGTTGTGATCCCCGAGGGGCTTGTGGTGGGCGAGGACCCGCATGAGGACGCCAAGTGGTTCCGTGTGACAGATCGCGGTATTACGCTGATCACCCAAGATATGCTGGATAAAAGGGCCGCTGCTTTATGACTAAAGCCCTCTTTGTCGTGTCGGAATGCGCACCGCTGGTGAAAACCGGCGGATTGGCAGATGTGGCGGGCGCGTTGCCCGGCGCATTGGCGCAGCATAATGTTGCTGTGCGCGTTCTGCTGCCCGGGTACCGTGTCGTGCTGGGGCAGATTGGCAAGGCAAAGGTGGTGGCAACTTATAAAGACCTCTTTGGCGGGACCGCAAAACTGCGGGCCTGCACCATCGCGGGGCTGGACCTGCTGATCCTTGACGCCCCCCATCTTTATGACCGCGATGGTGCGATTTATGGCGATGCGACGGGCAGCGATTGGCCCGATAACGCCGAGCGCTTTGCCGCCCTGTGCAAAGTTGGCGCAATGATCGCAGCCGATGGTGTTGCAGGTTGGACACCTGACATTGTGCATGGCCACGATTGGCAAGCGGGGCTGACACCCGAATATATGCGTGGTTTGGGTGCCGACGTCCCGTTTGTGTTCACCATCCACAACATCGCGTTTCACGGCAATGCGGATGCGCGCAAGCTCAAGTCGCTCGGCCTTGATCCCGCACGGTTCACGACCGAAGGGTTCGAATTTTGGGGTCACATTTCG
This window harbors:
- a CDS encoding NAD(P)-dependent alcohol dehydrogenase, with the translated sequence MFAYSYSRYGSPDVLEKIEIPTPAPKPDEVLIKVHATTVSAADWRVRSLTLPKGLGWAGRLMFGITGPRKPILGTDLSGVIEAVGDKVTQYQPGDAVIGFPGADLGAHAEFVIMPAEGKLVRKPDNISFEQAAAIPFGATTAYDFLVNKTQIKAGDTVLINGASGSVGSACVQIAKHLGAHVTAVSSGSNVQMVQQLGAERVIDYRREDVTALGANFDVVVDAVGTLPWSRAQHLIVPGGRMLLIAGKTSDIIFGALKARMKGKRMIGGVASESRDVLAAVVDLAERGVFAPVIDRCYPFDEMRAAHAHVDTGHKKGNVVVFFTGKNQSNALE
- the glgB gene encoding 1,4-alpha-glucan branching protein GlgB yields the protein MTSSDRVDRPDYLTQDDLVALNGGGHAAPYDVLGPHKSGGKRWITTFQPAAVEVFATVAGKDIPLPRIAGDVFAAPVPGKTYTLTMRYPGGNSFTTHDPFSFDPVMSDFDEYSIGEGTHKELWRVLGGHVIKHKGVDGTHFAVWAPNAQRVAVIGDFNTWDARRHPLRPIGQTGVWEIFVPQVGDGALYKYQVIGADGQVRDKADPMGFGSQHPPEQASVVRDLAGHGWKDQAWMKSRAARADRASAMSIYEVHLGSWRRRYDDAGRPLSYKEHARDLISYVKYMGFTHIELLPVSEFPFDGSWGYQPVGLYAPTIRFGPPNEFRDLVDAAHAADIGVLLDWVPGHFPTDAHGLANFDGTALYEHADPREGFHQDWNTLIPNYGRREVKNYFVANALYWLEEYHLDGLRVDAVASMLYRDYSRNDGEWVPNKDGGRENYEAISFLQDMNIAAYGADDSIMTVAEESTSFPGVSQPVHTGGLGFGYKWNMGWMNDTLRYMEKDPIYRQYDHHLMTFPIDWAFTENFILPISHDEVVHGKGSMIAKMPGNYWEKFANLRAYYAFMWTQPGKKLLFMGCEFAQPEEWNHDAELNWGAAEQPANKGVQQLVRDLNRLYRDTPSLHVKDCEADGFGWISNDPTQSTIAFMRNGHAGDAPVVVVCNFTPVTREGFEVGVPEGGFWEEVLNTDAAIYGGGNRGNLGGCATEENFADGQAQSIRLTLPPLSVVVLRKKAT
- the glgC gene encoding glucose-1-phosphate adenylyltransferase, with protein sequence MPTKRITQRSMVFVLAGGRGSRLKELTDRRVKPAVPFGGKARIIDFALSNAVNSGIRKMAIATQYKAHSLIRHTQRGWNFFRAERNEFLDVLPASQRGGNESWYKGTADAVTQNIDIVDSYNVDYVIILAGDHIYKMDYEIMLRQHIERGADVTVGCLTVPRQEASAFGVMDTDADGRITSFLEKPADPPGMPDDPDMALASMGIYVFDWKFLRDLLIKDAEDPNSSNDFGNDLIPDIVKNGKAIAHRFDESCVRAEGAPAYWKDVGTVDAFWQAHIDLTSFTPELDLWDKSWPIWTYNESVPPAKFIHDERDRRGMAISSMVSGGCIISGTEVRNSVLFTNVHTNSYAVLDHAVILPDVVVHRSARLRQVVVDGGVVIPEGLVVGEDPHEDAKWFRVTDRGITLITQDMLDKRAAAL
- a CDS encoding AGE family epimerase/isomerase, which produces MNTQVSPPGPADAVGFWIDDAGHQAWLADQSDSQLAFFAASAGTAPGFRLLDRAGATLGSNVQELHTTTRLIHAYSLGHLRGYQGATRIIDQGMAYLVSHHKDPVHGGYFWALSDNGVHDPRKLAYGHVFVLLAAASAKMAGHPDADALLADIADILDRRFWEEEAGLFRDEWNRDWTPFSTYRGMNANMHGVEALLAAYEATGEALFLNRAGRILDFFVHQIAPANGWRLPEHYTARWQIDRAYAGNHMFRPAGTTPGHAFEFGRLALQHWDLACRPANGAPKAARQLIERALADAWLPDGGLAYTLDFDGAVADGSRFWWPVTEAIGAISALIVMDRRAEDEIWYRRLWGFANAHFIDHAKGGWFPAIDDKDDPTSSIFTGKPDIYHSLQACLLPLSGRLSRLALAAN